GGACCGGAAGCCGCGCGGCCTCTCGACGCCCTGTCGATCACGGCCTGGCTCGAGAAGGCCGGAATCACGGGCTGGGCGAAGACGCTCGTCGAGGTCGCTTTCGAGTCGGAATGCGGGCTGCCGCCGGGCGACCAGAGCTGCCTGAACTTCCTCCTCTTCGCGAGCTTCGAGCCGGACCACCCGAAGCTCTACGGCGACAGCGACGAGCGCTTCCACATCCGCGGCGGGAACGACCAGGTCCCGTCGCGGCTCGCGGAGAGGCTCGGAGACGCGGTCCTGCGGGGGACCCGGCTCGAGGCGCTCCGGACGGGAAGCGACGGGCGCTACGTAGCGACGGTGAGGCGGGAAGGAGCGAGCCGCGAGGAGCGCGCCTCCCACGTCGTCCTCGCGCTGCCGTTCACGCTCCTCCGGGACGTCCGCCTCGACGTCCCGCTGTCGCCCGCCAAGAAGAGGGCCATCGCCGAGCTCGGCTACGGGACGAACGCGAAGCTGATGACCGGCTGGGCGCGCCGCGCGTGGCGCCTCGAGCACGGCTCCACAGGGACCGTCATGACCGACGCCGGCTTCCAGATCGCGTGGGAGACGAGCCGCGCGCAGAAGGGGACGGCCGGTGTCCTGACGAACTTCACGGGCGGCGCGGAAGGTCTCGCCGTCGGGCGCGGGACGGCGTCAGAGCGGGCCACGGAGCTCGCCGGGCGGCTCGACGGGATCTTCGCCGGGATCTCCGCCCACCACCGCCCCGCCGAGGCCGTCAGGTTCCACTGGCCCACGAACCCCTTCACGCGCGGGAGCTATGCCTGCTACCGCACGGGGCAGATCACGGCCTTCGGCGGGGCGGAGGGCGAAAGAGAAGGCGGAGTCTTCTTCGCCGGCGAGCACACTTCGGGGGACTTCCAGGGCTTCATGGAAGGAGCCTGCGAGTCGGGCGAACGGGCCGCGAAGGAGGTCCTCGCTGCGATGGGCGTTCGGGTGGCGGTGACGAAATGACGCCAGACAGTGGGAAGTCGATCCGGCGTGACCCGGCCCGCGGTCCTGCGGCTCGCATGGCGCGCGCCGTTCCCGTTCTCGCGACAGTGGCGCTCATGGCGTTCGCGGCTTCCGCACCCGGGGCCGGGACGGCCCTCGGCACCCTGACGGTGAAGGGAAAGACGACGGCGCTGAAGCACGTCGTCGCGATGCGGGAGACCGACCCCGACGATCCTGACCGGTACTGGCTCGTCGTTCTCGCGACGGATCGCGCGGTCGAGCTCGCGGACCGCCTTCCCGTCCGGCTCCGCGCGCTCGCGGCCGAGGGGAAGCTGAAGGGTGTGAGGATCCTCTGGGCAGAAGGCTACGACCGGGTCGAAGCGGTGCCCTACCACGTCGACCTGGAAGTGAGCGGGATGCGCGGGCCCCAGCGCCCGACGCTCGACCTGAAGGCGTACGACGAGAAGAACCTGGAGGCCGAGGTCCGGTCGAAGATGATGGGACAGGACTGGCACTTCCAGCTCCGGCTCGAGAGCCCGGTCGCGAAGGGGGGCGTTTTCGAGACGGAGCCCGAGGCGACCGTCGCGTCTCTGGACACGGGTCCGGGCGCGAGCCCCGAGAAGGCGAAGAAGCTCGAGCTGGGCAGGCTCGGCTACGAGTACACGGAAGAGATGTTCTTCCACGCGGTGAAGGACGCGAACGTTCCCGCGGTGAAGCTGTTTCTCGACCTCGGGCAGTCGGCGAACGCCGTCGAGTCCGCGACCGGTCACGTCCTCGTCACGGCGACGACGTTCTGCGCCCACGAGCCGAAAGAGAACCGAGGCGAGATCGTGAAGATCCTCCTGGCGGCCGGAGCGCATCCGAAGGCCGCGGATTCCAACGACGCCTCGGCGCTCCTCTGGGCGTCGCAGTCGTGTCCCGTCGACGTCGTCCAGGCGCTCCTGGCGGCCGGAGCCGACGTCAACGCTCGCGCGAAGGGGAGCGCGACGCCGCTGATGATGGCCGAGATCTTCGACCGGCAGGACGTGGTCAGAGTGCTGAAGGCGGCGGGAGCTAAGAAGTAACGCGGGGCCGGTCGCGCGCATCGCAGTACGTCCGCCATGCAGAGGCTGTCGGATCGTGCCCTGTCGAATGGCATGAGCATTGCGCTGAGTCGGTCTGGAGGTTTCAAATGGAAACTGTCTTCAGTCCCACCGTCACCGATTCCGTCAAGAGTGCCGCGAGGGACGCGCAAAAACTGGGTCAGGACGTGAAGGTCGAATTCAAGGACGCGGTTTCGCGGGGACGCGACATCGCAGGCCACTTCGCTTCAGACGCCCGGACCGCGGCGGACGAACTCTCCACGCACGCGAAGGAGACCCTTCAGGAGGGTCGCAACCGGGCCTCGAAGGCCGTTGGACGCGTGAGCGACTATGCCGACGACAACACGGCCCTCGTGACGGTCGCGGCGTTTGGCGCCGGGCTGCTCCTCGGGTACCTGGTGACCCGCCGGAGCTGACGGCGGGCCCGTGATCCGGGTATTCCCTTCAAGGGCATCGGAATCGCTTTCAAGGCTCATCGCCGGGTTGGCCCGGCTGAGCCTGCGAGGGCAGCGAAGAGGGGGTTGTAGACCGGGCTCAGGTGGCGCCCTTCCGGCGGGCGCGATCAGTCGGAGACAGCGCCGTCGTCCTTGATCGTCACCGGACCGTTCACCGTCGAAAGGCGGATGAGGGGCTCGCCGGAGCCGATCTGGAGGGACTGTTCCCCGCCCTCGTCCTCGCTGCCTCCGGTGCGGTGCGCCGCGGCACAGGCCGCCGCCCGGCACCGGACGGGGGCCCAGGCCGCGGCCGAGACGCGGAGGCCTGAGTCGAAGCGCGGATCGAGGCG
The genomic region above belongs to Holophagales bacterium and contains:
- a CDS encoding FAD-dependent oxidoreductase; this encodes MARSPLFRSLRRALRLAALPPGKDPLLPAAGTDPGGSLRPSRRDALRMGGVALAGMAAARCASVVPVASGPDEVLVVGGGVAGLTAAWRLKQAGVAVRVLEAQDRTGGRMLSLRGHFPEGLVAELGAELIDTDHASLRALAAELGLELDDLLVEPPGVSETLFFAGALRSEAEMVAAMRPVVEAARRDLALLGEEPDASYRGPEAARPLDALSITAWLEKAGITGWAKTLVEVAFESECGLPPGDQSCLNFLLFASFEPDHPKLYGDSDERFHIRGGNDQVPSRLAERLGDAVLRGTRLEALRTGSDGRYVATVRREGASREERASHVVLALPFTLLRDVRLDVPLSPAKKRAIAELGYGTNAKLMTGWARRAWRLEHGSTGTVMTDAGFQIAWETSRAQKGTAGVLTNFTGGAEGLAVGRGTASERATELAGRLDGIFAGISAHHRPAEAVRFHWPTNPFTRGSYACYRTGQITAFGGAEGEREGGVFFAGEHTSGDFQGFMEGACESGERAAKEVLAAMGVRVAVTK
- a CDS encoding ankyrin repeat domain-containing protein, which codes for MTPDSGKSIRRDPARGPAARMARAVPVLATVALMAFAASAPGAGTALGTLTVKGKTTALKHVVAMRETDPDDPDRYWLVVLATDRAVELADRLPVRLRALAAEGKLKGVRILWAEGYDRVEAVPYHVDLEVSGMRGPQRPTLDLKAYDEKNLEAEVRSKMMGQDWHFQLRLESPVAKGGVFETEPEATVASLDTGPGASPEKAKKLELGRLGYEYTEEMFFHAVKDANVPAVKLFLDLGQSANAVESATGHVLVTATTFCAHEPKENRGEIVKILLAAGAHPKAADSNDASALLWASQSCPVDVVQALLAAGADVNARAKGSATPLMMAEIFDRQDVVRVLKAAGAKK